A window of Microbispora hainanensis genomic DNA:
ACCTGCCCGCCAACCACGCCGGATGGACGCCCGACCCCGCTCGTGCCGTGCTCCTGATCCACGACATGCAGCGTTACTTCGTCAGGCCGTTCCCCGAGCCGATCAGGAAGGAACTCGTCGGCAACATCGCGCTGCTGCGCGAGCGGAGCGCCGCGCTCGGCGTGCCCGTGGGCTACACGGCTCAGCCCGGTGACATGACCGAGGAGCAACGCGGGCTCCTCAAGGACTTCTGGGGGCCGGGCATGCGCCGCGCCCCGGAGGACCGGCTCGTCGTCGACGAGCTCGCCCCCGCACCCGGCGACTGGATGTTCACCAAGCTGCGCTACAGCGCCTTCTTCCGCTCCGACCTGCTGGAGCGCATCCGGCGCAGCGGCCGCGACCAGCTCGTCGTCTGCGGCGTGTACGCCCACGTGGGCGTGCTCATGACGGCCGTCGACGCGTTCACCAACGACCTGGAGACGTTCCTGGTCGCCGACGCCGTCGCCGACTTCACCGCCGGCTACCACCGCATGACCGTCGAGTACGCGGCAGAACGCTGCGCGGTCGTCCTGACGGCCAAGGAGGTGTTCGCGTGAACGGGCCGGACCCCGGCGGGCGCGACCTGCTCGGCGCCGTGCTGGAGCTCCGTGCCCCGGCCTTCGCGCTGCTGCACCGGCCCGAGGCGAACGGGCCGGGCCTGCTCGACGTGCTGACGGGCGAGATCGCGCACCTTCGCGAGCTCGCGGACGTCCCGCTGCCCGGCCCACGGGAGCCGGCGGCGGGCGGCTCCCACCACGCGCTCGTCGTCGTCCCCTATCGGCAGGTCCGCGAACGGGGCTTCGCCTGCGCCGACGACGGCGCCCCGCTCATCGCGATGACCGTGACGCGGCAGGGCGTGGTTCCGGTCGCCGAGGCGCTCGACCGGATACCCGATCTGCCCTTCGCGGTCTCGGGCGGGCACTTCGACGTGAGCGACGACGACTACGCCGAGATCGTCCGCAGGGTCGTCAAGGAGGCGATAGGCGAGGGGGAGGGGGCCAACTTCGTCATCAAGAGGTCCTTCGTCGCCGACATCGGGAACTACACGCCGCGCTCCGCCCTGGCCTTCTTCCGGCGGCTGCTGGAGGTCGAGTCGGGCGCGTACTGGACCTTCGTGGTGCACACCGGCGAGCGGACGTTCGTGGGCGCCACCCCCGAGCGGCACGTGACGCTGCGGAACGGCGTCGCGACCATGAACCCGATCAGCGGCACCTACCGCTATCCGCCGTCCGGCCCCTCGCTGCACGGGGTCATGGACTTCCTCGCCGACCGCAAGGAGTCCGACGAGCTCTACATGGTCCTGGACGAGGAGCTCAAGATGATGGCGCGGATCTGCGAGCCCGGCGTCCGCGTGACGGGCCCCCGGCTCAAGGAGATGGCGCGTCTCGCGCACACGGAGTATTTCATCGAGGGCGAGACCGGCTGGGACGTGCGCGACATCCTCCGCGAGACCATGTTCGCACCGACCGTCACGGGCAGCCCGGTGGAGAACGCCTGCCGGGTCATCGACCGGCACGAGCCGTACGGCCGGGGCTACTACAGCGGGGTCGTCGCCCTCATCGGGCGTGACGAGGACGGCAGGCAGACCCTCGACTCCTCCATCCTCATCCGGACCGCCGACATCGACCGCGCCGGCCGGGCGCGGATGGGCGTCGGCGCCACGCTCGTACGCCACTCCGATCCGATGTCGGAGGTCGCGGAGACCCGGGCGAAGGCCGCGGGCCTGCTCGCGGCGCTCGACACCGGCGACAGCGGCCGGCTCAGGGCCCGCCCGGAGGTCCGAGAGGCGCTGGAGCGGCGCAACGCGAACATCGCCGGCTTCTGGCTGGGCGGCCACGCCGGGGAAGCGCCGGCCGAGCCGGTGCTGACCGGGGTGCGCACGCTCATCGTCGACGCCGAGGACACCTTCACCTCGATGCTGGACCACCAGCTGCGCAGCCTGGGCATGTCGGTGACCGTGCGGCGCCACGACGACGGGCCGTCGCTGGACGGGTGGGACCTCGTGGTGCTGGGGCCCGGCCCCGGCGACCCCCGCGACCCGGCCCACCCGAAGATCGCTTTTCTGCGGGCGGCGGCGGACGCGCTGCTGGCGGCCCGGCGTCCCTTCCTGGCCGTCTGCCTGAGCCACCAGGTGCTGTCCACCCGTCTCGGGTTCGCCCTGCAGCGCCGCGACATCCCCAACCAGGGGGTGCAGAAGGAGATCGGCCTGTTCGGCGCGCGGGAGCGCGTGGGGTTCTACAACACCTTCGCCGCCCGGGCGGAGGCGGACCTGGCCGAGATCGACGGCGTCGGCACCGTGGAGATCTGCCGCGATCCTTCGACCGGCGAGGTGCACGCGATGCGCGGCCCGCGCTTCTCCTCCATCCAGTTCCACGCCGAGTCGGTGCTCACCGAGAACGGCCCGCGCATCCTGGGCTCCTTGATGAAAGGACTGCTGTCGTGACCATCGCTGACCAGTCCGTGCTGGAGGGCGCGCGTCCGTACGTGGTCGTCGACGCGTTCACCGACACGCCGCTGCAGGGCAATCCGGTCGCCGTCTTCTTCGAGGCCGAGGACCTCTCCGACGACCGCATGCAGCGCATCGCCAGGGAGATGAACCTGTCGGAGGTCACCTTCGTCCTCCGGCCCCGGCTGGGCGGCGACGCCCGCATCCGCATCTTCACGCCGGTGAACGAGCTTCCGTTCGCCGGGCACCCGCTCCTGGGCACCGCCATCGCGCTGGGCGAGACGCGCGGGGGCGACAGGCTCCGGCTGGAGACGGCGATGGGCGTCATCGCCTTCGACCTGAAGCGGGTGAACGGGCGGGCCGTCGCCGCCGAGATGGAGCAGCCCGTGCCGACCTGGACGGAGTTCGACCGGGCCGGGGAACTGCTCGCCGCGCTCGGCCTGACCTCCTCCGCGCTGCCCGTCGTGATCTATCACAACGGTCCCCGGCACGTCTTCGTCG
This region includes:
- a CDS encoding isochorismatase family protein, whose product is MSGIPTIKPYLLPAAGDLPANHAGWTPDPARAVLLIHDMQRYFVRPFPEPIRKELVGNIALLRERSAALGVPVGYTAQPGDMTEEQRGLLKDFWGPGMRRAPEDRLVVDELAPAPGDWMFTKLRYSAFFRSDLLERIRRSGRDQLVVCGVYAHVGVLMTAVDAFTNDLETFLVADAVADFTAGYHRMTVEYAAERCAVVLTAKEVFA
- a CDS encoding anthranilate synthase family protein, translating into MNGPDPGGRDLLGAVLELRAPAFALLHRPEANGPGLLDVLTGEIAHLRELADVPLPGPREPAAGGSHHALVVVPYRQVRERGFACADDGAPLIAMTVTRQGVVPVAEALDRIPDLPFAVSGGHFDVSDDDYAEIVRRVVKEAIGEGEGANFVIKRSFVADIGNYTPRSALAFFRRLLEVESGAYWTFVVHTGERTFVGATPERHVTLRNGVATMNPISGTYRYPPSGPSLHGVMDFLADRKESDELYMVLDEELKMMARICEPGVRVTGPRLKEMARLAHTEYFIEGETGWDVRDILRETMFAPTVTGSPVENACRVIDRHEPYGRGYYSGVVALIGRDEDGRQTLDSSILIRTADIDRAGRARMGVGATLVRHSDPMSEVAETRAKAAGLLAALDTGDSGRLRARPEVREALERRNANIAGFWLGGHAGEAPAEPVLTGVRTLIVDAEDTFTSMLDHQLRSLGMSVTVRRHDDGPSLDGWDLVVLGPGPGDPRDPAHPKIAFLRAAADALLAARRPFLAVCLSHQVLSTRLGFALQRRDIPNQGVQKEIGLFGARERVGFYNTFAARAEADLAEIDGVGTVEICRDPSTGEVHAMRGPRFSSIQFHAESVLTENGPRILGSLMKGLLS
- a CDS encoding PhzF family phenazine biosynthesis protein; protein product: MTIADQSVLEGARPYVVVDAFTDTPLQGNPVAVFFEAEDLSDDRMQRIAREMNLSEVTFVLRPRLGGDARIRIFTPVNELPFAGHPLLGTAIALGETRGGDRLRLETAMGVIAFDLKRVNGRAVAAEMEQPVPTWTEFDRAGELLAALGLTSSALPVVIYHNGPRHVFVGLESTAALSRVNPDQRALAAFPDMATNCFAGSGSTWRSRMFSPAYGVAEDAATGSAAGPLAIHLARHGRIGFGQWIDIHQGVEMGRPSLMRARAEGTADHVTSVRVGGSGVTVARGVIYA